TAATCTGATAAGAAGAATGTGCACATATATGTATCTGAAGGATGCATGATTCAGAATGCAAGGCAAATAAGAATAACAATTGTACACCGAGTTCCTTTTCATAACCGGGAGGctgaaaagataaattattattattattatcgttgttgttgttgttataatatgcattattatacatgcatgtatacgtatatttttatttcagactCAGACTTTTATTAAGTATTAAGTCACATTTTTCACCCTTTAGAGGAGAGCAAAcgaaaattgcaaaaacaTACATATGAACTTAGTATCATTATCATACTattatatgattttaataCACTCTAATTCTGGGTTTCAGATATACTTcatgtttgaaatatattataatatatttgattaattatcgttACAGTTGTTTTCTAAGTATTTTACGGAAGGTACATAAGCATATTTTGTCttactttattttcatctaatACCATCTAAATctgaaactaaaaataatattacagtgGAAGCCAAGTAAATGTCTTTTAATAACCTCCATTCTTTGATaacttttaattcattatttatgcCAAAAATGCTGTTCAAAAACAAATCAAGAATACAATTCCAgtaaaattcttcgaattccttcgattatatcgtttaatgttaattttaagcGAAGTTCTTCTTCTCTTCATTCCTGTTTTGTATCCTCAGTATTTAGCTTTAAAATCTAATTCAATTTAAAGGAAAGTAATAaacttgtaataaatttcaagcttAACTAGGCACGCGTATTTTGTCGTCATTACTCCtgtgaaatatcgattaacgATGATGTCATACAAAAATgcgtaataaagtaaattttgtaGTTGAATTCGAAATGTTACTCTAAGTCCTAAGTAAATGTTCATAATcgctaaataataaatatttaaacagttatgtaataatatttaaaattagtttattctagtaatattaattaaatctttcttttgcaGACTAAAATAAactgagaaataaataaataaaaacatattagaatattatataatattagtaaatttatatttaaatgactatctttttgatttaaaaaattatatgtatagaatgtcATATTTTAGATTCCTTAGATaagtatttcgaaaattatggAAGATACTGAAGTATGTTTTAGccaaaaattgtaaaagtcaAGAAGGGTAGATCATGGTGACATTTATTTGACCTTGAGATAACCTTGAAAAATTCTGCTAAAATAACAAACTGTTAACATAATCTTTCTCTCTTGATATCCTCTAACTTTTGTCTGAAGCATTTACCTAAGTCTGAATGCaatatactaaataatttgtttgtatatacatatacaaaatgtatatattatcaatattttaaaagtattttgatcatttttaattaaagtaaagatattttgcaacatattcctattatatataaatttttcttcctattatatgataattatttaagttATAATATGAGCcattcaaaaattaaattagttaactccatatttaaaaagtatagaaaTGTGATAATGTTACAAACACTGttctttaaatttaccttagaatttactattatttatgttatctTGCCATGAATGAAATTGTAGAAgtaaatcatttatttcttaagaCTGAATGTTAATTGCATACTTATGTAatagaattaagaaattaataaagagTAGAGTTAATCGGTTTGGTTTCAGAGAGGCTCATATATGAAATCACAATTCTGAGGAAATGTACATTCATCTTGTATTCAATCTTACATTTTGagcataattatataaatcaacTTCAAATAATTACATGAACTTAGGAATAGATTATTATAACATCACttaaaatgtaacaattaaataccattatttatattttaatttataagaaaaaattgaagtataaataatattagcaaataataaaaatttatttgatataattttaatataaagaataaattttgcaaataaaattaataataaatcgtatcCAGagttaaatacaaaatattataagtattaattttattttacagtgAAAGCAGCATGTTCCTATCAAAACGTAGACTTATCCTTAAAACATGTGGCACAACTACCCCTCTTCAATGTTTGGAGCCCCTTTTGGAACTTGTAAAAGAGTATACTGGCTTTGAAGAAGTAGAGGTATGAAActtcttcaatatttttcattattaattaattttgttactaatacacaaattagaaaattttataatttcttaagtATAGCTTATTAATTAAgcttaaaatatatgtaaaacattacttttataaaagaaaatataaaaaattatctattttattgaCATATATGCATTATACTGCAAGAGTAAtgtattataaacaattataatttttgtttataatgaTCACCATTTAAGACAAACTAATTGAAGTTGAAAGTACTTGGCTATATAACTTGACCTAGTGCATGGATAAATGATGTGTCTATATATAGGAAACCTCTAGTATACAGGATACATCTCTACCTCTTGGTTTATTGATCTCTCCTACTCATGATATAGCATATGACAATACATTTGtccaaaattatttctaatttaatacttCTTGTCTTTATATCGtctctaaatatatattccaattagttttattttattactatgtatagtattattttattacaagttatttatattttaaaaaaacagaaaatattgaaatatgggttatataaaattataattattgtttcagaatgtattttattcaagaaaaaattacaagaagcCAGAGTTACAAATATCCCCACATCAAGCATTTGAAGAAGAAGTTGCTTTGCTTGATACATTCTTCCCTGGTAAGAATACTTTttatgtttatgcatttagattttgtaacattgtataaaataaatgttataattatgataaagaAAAGGTTTCaaggaaaatgtaatttgctataatcttttttttagcTGGGGAAGCTTATTGTTTAGGCTCTGTAGATTCAGATTGTTGGTATTTATACACTTTGAATAAAGAGAAGTCTGTAGATGAACCTGTAGAACCAGATCAAACTTTAGAGATCCTAATGACTCATTTAGATCCAGAAGTAATGTCTCTTTTCACTAGAGATGTATGCTCCTCTGCAGACGAAGCAACTCAAAAATCAGGAATTGACAAACTTATTCCAAACATGATTATAGACGATTTTTTGTTTGAACCTTGTGGATATTCAATGAATGGAGTATCTAAAAATGTAAGTATACTTGctggaaagtaaaaaattgacattatataaagaatacatatagaagtaattatatgtattttacagGGAAATTACATGACTATTCATATTACACCAGAGCCAGAGTTTTCATATGTCTCATTTGAGAGTAACATTCCAGAAGCATcatatgaggaaataatacgACGTGTTCTAAACACTTTCAAACCAAAAAAATTTGTTGTGACCATCTTTGCTAACAAAGAATCAATCGCTGCTACTTGTCCACGTGATTTAGAGCAAACTGATTATCTGAAAGGTTCTGGTGATTGGCTACGTACAGATGTGCAATATTGCCGCTTCAAGAATTATGATTTGACCTGTGCATTCTATTCAAGATTCCCAAGCTGAGGGTTCATGGACGCTTCATTTGGACCTAACCAATTAGGAACTAATGAAGCgcttattaataattctatccGTTCTCAaacttccttttctttttccaattcCATAAATGAGGCAAACAAACATAATCAGtctataaaacatatattaaaatctgaaaatatttacaaagaaCATGATCTTGTATCTActcaatatataaaacataataatgaaacaaatcttaACGAGTGCACTatacaaaattctataattacccaagaaaaaattattacaacaCCCACAAGTCCAGCAATTACATCCACTCTTCAATCCATCAATCCTGATGTATCTATAAAAGATAAGCATTTAAATACAAACAGTAACGATTGTCACCCTCTGCAAAATCACATGGATATTAATAGAGGTACTAATTCCTACTCTGTGCGATCAGTATCGTCACcacaattaacaattaaaccCCTTACACGATCAAAAGTCTATAGAAAAACGTCTTTAAAATCaatgaatttatcaaattctatGTTAGATCATAGTGTATTTAATCATCGTAAAAGTAATTTGACATCAGAAGGTCGTGTAATCAATATTTCTAATCGTTCCATCACCTCCACAGATGAAAAGGTACCTTTTTCGTGTGTTTCGGAATTGACTCAAGGAAATGACTCGAgtgatacaaaaaataaatggaatatgGGGGAGTTACATATTACTTGTAATCCACTTTCAACACCGTATCCGTATTCCACGCCACACCATAACATTATGAGCGAAACTGTAACAGAACCGCTAGATGATGAACCAAAAGGTCGAAGCTGCGGAAATTTTTTACCAATCTTATCGTTGATTCCACAAACAGTCATCAGCTTTCAATATTTAAGcccgaaaatgaaattttcgtggTGGAGAAATAAGATCTCGTGAAGGTACGCTTAAATGGACTATTCAGCGCAATTGTTGCTAATGGTTTTGTAGCGCAATTGTTGCTAGTGGTCCTGTAGCACAATAAAATGCTATTTGGTCAAGTTCTATGAAAACCTCTTACCTCGTAGTGAGTTCCCAATCTTCATCAATTAGAGGTATCCTGTCATCGTTACACTTAAATGTCAGTCAGCCTATACCTCTTTGTTACTATAAATAGGATCATACTGAAAGAACGCATGCAGGTAGATTTTAAAAGCATAGATAGTTCCTTTACTCTATGGAAACGTTTTGCACAATGTACAACGACTTCGAatcctttaaaaatattgtttatattgtacattacGCTTCTATTGGATCCTCTAGTCCATGAAGTTTTTCCTacagtttattaatttatagtagAATAAAACAGATATCCTTGCTCCATGTGGAAGATTCTCTATTCTATAACTTCCTCTACTTATATCTCAATATTACttatagaaattcattttagaaaaaatCAATATGGATTATGCAACAGTATGGATCTAATTTCAAATGAGATACATCAGTAATATTACAGtttccttaaatttatttctatcataaatgatttttggttgagaaagaaaaatatctatttaagGAAAAAGTCCttacaagaatattttttttgtaaaaaaatatttaaatcttaaaaaaatcttataaaattaaaaaaaatatttatgtaagaaaatatttcttttctataaatataaatattgaataaacaGCTTCTTTCTTAACTTAATGGATTATttctaaaacaaaatatattgatcCATACGAGCTTTTAAAAGTATTAGACTTTTAAATGTCGTATTTCATCagagtataattaaaatattccatgtGAATAACTACTATAtgtgatattattaaaaatatggaaaataatacACCAGTTGGTGCTGTACAATGTTAAAAATCTAgattaattcaatttccttactaaatttagtttcattttatgaAGTGGAAGGAGCATTAAGGTAGTTAAAGCactatgattaattaaatcattccTATATGCGTGTGTGTATAACATGTGCGAgcgatgtatgtatatatgataagtcatatttcttctaaagtttttatttctctatgAGAAATGTTTATATCTATAAAGAGACCATATTTCTAAAAagatgattaaaatttaacttttattaaactcattttattgaatattcaaagttttattaaaaggatttatatattgttattttttctgCTACTTGTTTCTCATCTTAAtactttttacataaaatcaatcgtaaattcatttataaactTATATCTGGTTCATTTTACAATAATGTTACTTATTTTTTGTTTGCCAGCTAATAAATAGGTTTTATAAGTATTTATATtctgttaaattttataacatttccacaaattgttttaaaattaaaatggtaaataattttataattgtcttACGTACATAGTaaagaataaacaaattttggttttcaaagaagagagagaaagacagagtaagagaagaaagagcgaaagagagagagacaatAAGAATTATGtctaaaaattttgtttcgtataCATATAAGATGATTTAACTCTATAAATGTACTAGCATtaataacttatatcgtttaGAAACAAACCTAATAGTAATCTTTAatcattaatgaaaatataaaatttgtactgTGATTGCttcttattttatgaataatgtctcgtttaaattacatataatttgtaacgatttactttatttaataacagTGAGAAATCTGCACTTTTAACAATACTAACGAtctaataatataagtaaataaaacataatgtGGTAGGTAATATACATTAGTCCTATTAAGTGCTTTCTAAAATGTATTATCTTTTGCTATAGATTATTGTTGCATGTACGATAActtaatttctgtattatattcataaaataaagattatatttaGTCAATTAACACtgtatagaatttatttcgtttaatattattacaatgaatacgtaatttaattaattattacaaattttaactGAAAACTTAATAATACtaacaatattattgtttcaaaaaattaatcataattgtaaatatagtatttaatatcaatgttttataataacatatttatttgtaaattcattaaattatgcTGTCAACATTAGGATGTTCTTGTTTAGTAAAATGAATTCCACTGAACATTGCATTGAATCTTGATCGTAATCCATGttgtatattcttatatattgCTTCTTGATGATCCTTTTGTAGCTCTTGTACTTccatatcaaatttattttgaattttgctTAATGCTAATAAAGAACAAATATGTGTATTTAAACTAactgaaataataaagtaaatcaATGAAAACATTATTAAGCGTTTTCTGTTACAACCTTGCTTTGGACTCCTTTACCTTTCTTCAAGTCCATATCATCCATTTCTGTATTACTGATTTTAGATAATTCTTGTCTGAAACtctctgttattttttttcgaatataaTCAGCTTCTATTTCTTGTTTAGTTCGTGGCACTCTAAATCGTATACAACAACAAAGTCCAATCAATACACTAAGTAAAATAGAAAGTATTATGCCAGCAAGTTGCCAAACTCGAAATCCTGAAAATGCTTCATCTTCCAACCATTTTTCAACTCTGCCTTCAACACAGTCTCCAGGTTGTACTGCTATTTCATGAGGTGAACATGGTGGAAAGGATGAAGATAAAATTGATGCAATAGTTGGTTCATCCAATTCCTTCATAGTTAATTACTGAAAAGATTCAGTcacttaaataaattttaagaagtaagacatatttaaatgaaaaataaatatcattgttaagtcattattatgaatatttcatttcatttctttatggTATTAAtcacataattatatatcatgtataattataaatgtaaactttaattaaacgaatttttacattaaaaaagtaatgcaaaataatataaagtttgTTTCCAAACGCTATCAAcaaagtatttcatttaaaattttatattaatatcacattatagtatatattcatacattttaactataataaaaatggttATAATAATCTATGGtacttacatatttaaaaaaatgtaatataatctgtattaacataaaaaatttttaattcgttttcaCTTAATCATaggaataattaatacaatgaAAAGTTTTAAATAGGAAGGTAGAACGGTGTGGTATACTGTGTGAAAGAGTACGTATAACTGAAATTTTAAGAGGCACATACTGTAGCTTTTATGTCAGTGTTAAATAAAGAGGTGTGGTTATTAATGAATCCGTATTTGGCACTCCCTAGTTTTCACCTTAATCATGTCTTCCAACCCTTACATCCATTTGCTAATTACAAATCAATAGTACTAATTTTCATAGTCACTAGATcaatatttccaattaataCAAACAAAGGTTTGGTAATTACATCACTTATagaattaatacttttattatcttaCAATTATACGTTAATAAGAGAGACAATAAAATATagctaataaaaataatttatcaaaaaagaCAGTGCTATGTTATTAAACATACAAATGATACATtgatatattactttataaaatcCACGCGTTCCTTGtgattttaaacattttcgttGTACGtggaatttatagaaaatgacaagtttcgtaaaattaataaatacaaaatatgtttaaaaaaaatagaacatGCGATTATGCATCTTTGATCATAAAGCTTAACAGCATTAAgatcatattttacataaaacaaaagtagtaataaaaaataaagtaaaagtagTAAAACACaggatattttttaactttattcaTAAACAGACTATGTATTCCCTGATTTTTTCGAAGACTTTATGCACTCttgtaatattactttaagaatttcaatataaaatggCTTTTTAATCATGCGTTTCGTTGCTGTACACACGTTTTAAGTATGTTTACAGCAATATAGATTTTTCTAAAGATCATTGTACTGTTCAAAGACAATGAGTGGTAAGACTCAAAGACTGACAGCTTTTAACTCATTAATCT
This sequence is a window from Bombus pyrosoma isolate SC7728 linkage group LG10, ASM1482585v1, whole genome shotgun sequence. Protein-coding genes within it:
- the LOC122571760 gene encoding S-adenosylmethionine decarboxylase proenzyme — its product is MAATKDDSTDSVQFFEGVEKLLEIWFTSSSSINRKQGDLRQIPQWKWQSLLKIVRCEIISICRTEHVDAYVLSESSMFLSKRRLILKTCGTTTPLQCLEPLLELVKEYTGFEEVENVFYSRKNYKKPELQISPHQAFEEEVALLDTFFPAGEAYCLGSVDSDCWYLYTLNKEKSVDEPVEPDQTLEILMTHLDPEVMSLFTRDVCSSADEATQKSGIDKLIPNMIIDDFLFEPCGYSMNGVSKNGNYMTIHITPEPEFSYVSFESNIPEASYEEIIRRVLNTFKPKKFVVTIFANKESIAATCPRDLEQTDYLKGSGDWLRTDVQYCRFKNYDLTCAFYSRFPS
- the LOC122571762 gene encoding uncharacterized protein LOC122571762, with the protein product MDASFGPNQLGTNEALINNSIRSQTSFSFSNSINEANKHNQSIKHILKSENIYKEHDLVSTQYIKHNNETNLNECTIQNSIITQEKIITTPTSPAITSTLQSINPDVSIKDKHLNTNSNDCHPLQNHMDINRDEKVPFSCVSELTQGNDSSDTKNKWNMGELHITCNPLSTPYPYSTPHHNIMSETVTEPLDDEPKGRSCGNFLPILSLIPQTVISFQYLSPKMKFSWWRNKIS
- the LOC122571764 gene encoding transmembrane inner ear expressed protein isoform X2 translates to MKELDEPTIASILSSSFPPCSPHEIAVQPGDCVEGRVEKWLEDEAFSGFRVWQLAGIILSILLSVLIGLCCCIRFRVPRTKQEIEADYIRKKITESFRQELSKISNTEMDDMDLKKALSKIQNKFDMEVQELQKDHQEAIYKNIQHGLRSRFNAMFSGIHFTKQEHPNVDSII
- the LOC122571764 gene encoding uncharacterized protein LOC122571764 isoform X1, yielding MKELDEPTIASILSSSFPPCSPHEIAVQPGDCVEGRVEKWLEDEAFSGFRVWQLAGIILSILLSVLIGLCCCIRFRVPRTKQEIEADYIRKKITESFRQELSKISNTEMDDMDLKKVSLNTHICSLLALSKIQNKFDMEVQELQKDHQEAIYKNIQHGLRSRFNAMFSGIHFTKQEHPNVDSII